The genome window TCACAATAAAATCTGAAATCTCCCTGAGTCGACTCAATCCTGCCTATATTGAGAAGAACAGCTGCACAATGAACAATCATATTAAGATTTGAAAAAGCTATAGGAAGTACATTCTCCATTGTCCAAAGAGGAATAGGGAAAACATCACGTATCTCCTGCACAAGAGTTTCTGTTTTTTTACCAGGCAAAGCTGCAATAGAAAGCCCCTCTTTTAACCCCCAAACCTGAACCTTTCCAGGCTCAACCATCCTGCAGGCATATGGCAATGTATCAGTCTCCGCAAGGGTTACATCAGAAGTGACGCCTTCATCTTTTAAGAGCTTAAAAGCCTCAAGAGATCCAAAGTTCCCAGGGATAAAAACAACTTTCATCCCATCTGCAAGAAAAGGAAGAACTTCTTTCATAATTGGAATTTGGCCAAATGAAGGAACAACAATATATACGATTTCAGCTCCCTCTAAAACTTTGCCCATATCAGAAGAGGCTAACCGCAACTTTCCAAAACCTTCAATAGCTCCTGTTAATTGAATGCCTCCCGCTTTTTGAATGGGAATAAGTTTGTCAACAAATGATGGATGCTCATAAAGACTTACTTTATTACCCATCATAGCTAAGTGAGCACTTAAAGTTTGCCCCCCGTTACCTGCTCCTAAAACTGCGATTGATCTGTGCATTTGATTTTTAGCCTCCATTCTAATGAACGAATCCTAATAGCGTAGGAAGAAACATTGATAGATCAGGCCAAAACGATGTAAGGAAAACGACTGGAACATACCCTAAAAGTAACAACACCATCGCTGGTTTTATAATATCCATGAACTCAACATTACCTATTCTCATTCCCAAATACAGGATGCTCGCATAAGGAGGGGTAACGCCACCCATAGCAAGGTTTACTCCCATGATGGCAGCAAATTGTATGGGGTTGATCCCAATGCTCTGTGCCAAAGGCAGAAGAAGTGGTGCAACCAAAATAATCCCTGTTATATCGTTTACGATCATTCCTACAAAGAAAAGGAGAATATTTATGAGTATGAGAAGAATAACTTTGTTCTGTGTAACACCAAAGAGAAGTTCTACAAGGGCCTGAGGAACTCGCATCATGACAAAGGTCTGGCTCAACATGAGGCAGAAGAAAATCATTATCATAATGGCACCAACGGCCGTCGCAGAATTCCACGCAATCTTGAAGAAATTATTTTTATTAAGTCCTTTATAGATGAAAAAACCTACTGGGATAGAGTAAACAACAGCAACTCCAGCTGCTTCTGTAGGAGTCATTATTCCGCCATAAATTCCACCCAATATAATGAAAGGCATCATGAGAGCTGGCAAAGCCATCCACGTGCGACTTTTAATCTGTTTAAGTTTCTCCTGAGTAGAAAGTTTGGGTTCAATTTTAAGGTCAAACTTTTTCGCCCAAATGACATTGATAAAAGAGAAAAGAAAGGTTACGAGCAGGCCTGGTCCTATCGTAGCAAGGAAACAAGCAAGAATAGACGTTTCTGTAACCCATCCATACACAATCATGACAACACTTGGAGGGATAAGAAGACCAAGAATGGATGAATTTGTAACGAGAGCTGTAGCATATCCCCGAGGATATCCTTCCTGCTCCATTCTCGGAATAAGGATCGGGCCAACTGCGGCAACTCCGGTAAATCCACTTCCAGATATAGCACCTATAATCGCACAGCTCACAGAAGCTACAACACCAAGCCCACCACGTTTTCTCCCGACAAAGACATTTACAAAATCAAGCAGATATTTAGCTATTCCACTCTCACTCATAAGCGTTCCTGCTAATATAAATAAAGGCACACAGAGTAATACCGGGTTCGTTATTTGCCCCAATCCCCACAACATCATGCCCTTCATATTCACTCCGCCTATTAGTGCCATGTACATAAGACTTCCACCAAAACAGAAAGGAAGAGAGACACCTAATGTCAATAAAACGACAAGAACTACCAGCGCTCCAATTGCTACACTCATCATGTTAAATTTCTCCTCCCTCTACTTCAGCTTCAAGAAGATCCTGGCCGCCGCCATTTTTAAAGATATTAAAGTTATGGAAAATTTCGATAGCCGTATAGAACGTCATGACGATCATTCCAATGAAAACAGCAGCTTCCGAATAGATCAGGGGGATATACAACGTAGCGCTTACCTTCTGCATTCTGAGAGAATATTTGAGGAAATCGTATGCCCAATAGTTGAGCCACAAAATAATGACAAAAGATAATACTGATGCCAACATTCTGATGAAGAAGATCGTCTTTTCTTTTTTAACAAAGACTTCAAGAACTCTAGCTACAATCTGTGTTCTCTCACTTGAAGCGTTGATCGCGCCAATAAAATAGAGCCAGACTGTGGGGAAAAGAAGTATTTCCTCTATTCCCATGAGAGGAGCCTTAAAAACGTATCGCAAAAGTACCTGCGCAAAAACCAGAGCCGTTACAATCATCATCAAGATAAATAGTAAGAGATGCTGAATTGACTCTAATTTTCCGAGTAAGCCTGAGCCGTTATTGCTTCCTAACAAAATTACCCCCTCCTTATTTATTAAGAAATATCCCCATTTATTTGTGCAGAAAATAACAATGTACTATCTTCATGTTATCCTAATGTAGGATGATTGGAATAGTTGACATAATAGTATCAGCTCTGAAAAGTGTCAATATCACAAACTTTGGATAATGTATACCTATGTTATTTTAATACGATTATTCTGATCTA of Aminobacterium sp. MB27-C1 contains these proteins:
- a CDS encoding NAD/NADP-dependent octopine/nopaline dehydrogenase family protein yields the protein MHRSIAVLGAGNGGQTLSAHLAMMGNKVSLYEHPSFVDKLIPIQKAGGIQLTGAIEGFGKLRLASSDMGKVLEGAEIVYIVVPSFGQIPIMKEVLPFLADGMKVVFIPGNFGSLEAFKLLKDEGVTSDVTLAETDTLPYACRMVEPGKVQVWGLKEGLSIAALPGKKTETLVQEIRDVFPIPLWTMENVLPIAFSNLNMIVHCAAVLLNIGRIESTQGDFRFYCDGVTPTVGKLQELMDSERVAVGKAYGMNLERATEWVKKTYPVQGNSMHELLSKNPIYAGHGADAPKQVRHRYITEDVPNLLVPVVSFARAAGVETPIIDSVITLLSSLTDEDYLEIGRNFSCLGLQGLGAQEVLNFVNCGERR
- a CDS encoding TRAP transporter large permease, with the protein product MMSVAIGALVVLVVLLTLGVSLPFCFGGSLMYMALIGGVNMKGMMLWGLGQITNPVLLCVPLFILAGTLMSESGIAKYLLDFVNVFVGRKRGGLGVVASVSCAIIGAISGSGFTGVAAVGPILIPRMEQEGYPRGYATALVTNSSILGLLIPPSVVMIVYGWVTETSILACFLATIGPGLLVTFLFSFINVIWAKKFDLKIEPKLSTQEKLKQIKSRTWMALPALMMPFIILGGIYGGIMTPTEAAGVAVVYSIPVGFFIYKGLNKNNFFKIAWNSATAVGAIMIMIFFCLMLSQTFVMMRVPQALVELLFGVTQNKVILLILINILLFFVGMIVNDITGIILVAPLLLPLAQSIGINPIQFAAIMGVNLAMGGVTPPYASILYLGMRIGNVEFMDIIKPAMVLLLLGYVPVVFLTSFWPDLSMFLPTLLGFVH
- a CDS encoding TRAP transporter small permease produces the protein MLGSNNGSGLLGKLESIQHLLLFILMMIVTALVFAQVLLRYVFKAPLMGIEEILLFPTVWLYFIGAINASSERTQIVARVLEVFVKKEKTIFFIRMLASVLSFVIILWLNYWAYDFLKYSLRMQKVSATLYIPLIYSEAAVFIGMIVMTFYTAIEIFHNFNIFKNGGGQDLLEAEVEGGEI